One genomic window of Bradyrhizobium sp. B124 includes the following:
- a CDS encoding aspartate 1-decarboxylase, translating into MLISIDRTLLDAAGFLINERVEIYNIETTGRFAIYVIETPDGSGTIGLNGAAARLAMTGDILAYASFDVAEANAFKPRVVLVDRENRISPT; encoded by the coding sequence ATCTTGATATCGATAGATCGTACGCTGCTGGATGCGGCCGGTTTCCTGATCAACGAACGCGTCGAAATCTACAATATCGAAACGACAGGACGGTTCGCCATCTATGTGATTGAGACCCCGGATGGGTCGGGCACCATCGGTCTAAATGGTGCTGCCGCGCGACTAGCAATGACCGGGGACATCCTTGCATACGCCTCTTTTGACGTGGCGGAAGCCAATGCATTCAAGCCGCGGGTTGTGCTGGTTGATCGGGAAAATCGGATCTCACCTACCTGA